Sequence from the Carassius auratus strain Wakin chromosome 32, ASM336829v1, whole genome shotgun sequence genome:
tattaaaaaaaaaaaaaaaaaaaaatacaaaatggaacaATAGTGGATGTGGGTTCATATTGCTTAgtgtgttttattacattttttaaaaagtattacatttatgTTACTTTGTTATTTGAATGTTAATTTTCAATACCATAACAGACCTGTAACCCAGAGACAATTtgagaaaacaaaatcaaaattgggagatataaactaTTGTAGTAATTACAGTTGTAATATCTCCAGTTTCTGAGTTTTATTCTTACAGTTCagaacaaagtcagaattgtgagataaatagtcacaatttcctttttcttttcatttatgtattaatattataatgaatatataagTTACTGGAATGGAACACAACATGTGTTGAGTTCAGGTTTAAAAAGTAAGTCTGTTTGTGGAGTCCTCCCTGGACTGTGTATGTTTATCCCATCAGAAGTGTCGCTGCTCTGCACACAGACCATTCAGGCTAGCCATGTGTGTGGGTAAATGTGAGAGtgagtatttatgtgtgtgtgcgtaaagATTATGAGAAACTATAGGACTGGGGTTAGTTACAGTAAATTACCCCTGCAGTTCATTTTAACACCAACCCAGCATGCACAGCAAAAGCTGCATCCACTTACTTAAACAGGCCATCAGTCAAGAACTCCATCATATCTACAGAACTCTCCGACCTGGACACTCAAAGACTAAAGTGATATCCAATGCAGGGTACAAAGTCATACTCATACTGACTAACCTGAAGGCACATGCATGAAAATGATCAGATTTGACTTGTAACAATTTGCAATTCCTGAAGGACGCTGCTTGCAAGTAGAAATTGTGTTGAAGTGTTAGGTGCATTTAGCTTgtaggttttgtttttttctgtcagcTGCACACAAGAATCAGAACCAGGTGCGAGATGAAAAGGTGGTGTGAAtagtaaaatatgcaaaaataataaaccaATGACAATTCAGTATGCGAATAGATATAAGAAAGAGGACCAATCACAACATTAATGATGTCATTGCTGTCAGTTCACTGTCTGATTTTGAATCACTGAACattccatttgtttttgtttttttaagtatgattataaaaactaaaatgataataaaaaaaagctgaaaacattaaatgagaaaaactaaaatgacttTTACATTTCCACTTTTCAGggttttctgaataaaaaaatctcTGCTAATTTAAAGAATATCTCgtctagagtttcagaagagcTGTGCTCAAATTCACAAGGACACTAAAATCTGCAATTAAAGTTACACATTTCAATATGAACTCTTCAAATAATTTGCATCAGATTCTTCCAATGAACTGAGCTGTCATCTATGTTAATCTTACAACTCTTTACTCCCACTGTATCAACGAATGattcatatgtatttattttttaaagtttccaAGGGAATTTCTGCAAGAAATCCTATGAGACAAACCTGATACTTAAATGAAACATGACAGAGAACTCCATTAAGTTTCCCGAGCTATTAAAGAGCAACCTCATGGCAATCAGATATTCCTTCTGGGTGAAGCTTATAGTTACTGCAGCAGCATGCTAGTATTTATAGCATTACTGCCAGTCTGCCATCATATAGCCCCACTCTTCTTACAGACGCAGTGAAATCATGTGTAGAGTTTTGCATCTTTTATTCTGCTTTTATCTTTGATGCCATACTAAAAGTTACTAAATANNNNNNNNNNNNNNNNNNNNNNNNNNNNNNNNNNNNNNNNNNNNNNNNNNNNNNNNNNNNNNNNNNNNNNNNNNNNNNNNNNNNNNNNNNNNNNNNNNNNAAAAACAGTGTCAACGTGAAGAAAAAGTATGTGGATAAGACCGCGGCTGAAGTCATTGGCAGAGTTTACACTCATGAGAGCCGAAATATGGGACGCTGCCCATCAGCACTGGAACAGATCGATTACTGtgcacaaaacaacaaataatgttCAAGATTACTTAAAATAAGATTACAGTTCTAAAGAATGATCAATCTGACATCTCAAGCTACTGACAGCCTCACAAAATTAATCACACTAGATGGCTGGGTGTGTTTTGCATTTCTGTACTTAAATCTATTTGTGGGAAACATCGAAAACTGCATGAGTGTAATTGTGAAAAACGCATGCATTACTTTTGATCCATCCCTTTTGTTCAATGCATGACTGAAAAAGGCACCATAAATAAATGGCTTAATCAACAAGGCAGAGCAGTATAAGAAAGAGGTCACTTTAACCGATCTCGAAATCTGTTCTTTATTTCCCTATGCAAGTGCTCTGGGTTGAAATTATACTTCAGAATCACAGGACATGTTTGCAATTAGTGATCTAAAAACATTACTTCACTCACATCTGTACAATTTCATTCACACAAATGCGGTAACTAACTAATATGATCTGGCAGTAGAACAGGGTGAAAACCAACTCAAGCAAGGCTTTCATTTTGTAAAACTGAAGCACTTGTGATACTGTACCGAGACAGCTCCAAAAAAGCATGAAAGCAAACAAGTTGCTTTCTCAAAAAAGCATCTAAATCCTAACCTTTGATTggggttttgatgttttaattgaCAAGACTTCAAACCAGACCACCGTGTCCATGCTCACACCTGCAGTAGAGTTTGATGAACGCATTCAGACAGGCGTGACCGCTTATGGACACTGCAAGCGTGTGATGTGATTAAACAGACCGCGGCCATTATTATGAAGCAGCAAGTGTGCAATTTCAGACCACGGTTTTGGTGCAAAATTCAATATGCTCATTTTACAATCTGCAACACTTTCAATTGggaaaaaaagttgcattttgaTTGCGCTCAATTGGTTCATATATCCTGACTGAGGAGTTTCCATGAAGCctctttattttaacatagtgatCTGATCTGAAGCCATCTATACATTTTGACATGAGCATGCTAGATAAATCCTGATAGGCTATAAAGACACGTTTGTTATGCTTGTATCGTTTAAAACTGTCTCATTATTCATTTTGCAagaacatctgtgtgtgtgtttgtgtgtgtcctaatttagtgttttctttttagttgtattgttgtgtattataaAATAGCCCTTTTTTCACTGTTCAAATGCTAATATGCAAAAACAGCACAGAAATCTGGcctttaaataatgcattgtgGATTGAAAATACAGCCGGATGTAAAGAGTTGGATCCCGCTTTATTTTGCAATGCAAAGGTTCGCCATTTTATTCGAATGTACAAAAACTTCCGATTCATTGgcactatatttaaaaaactagAAGAATCAAAAAAGGCAGTAGGCTAAGCAATGTTGTCTTTGATTATGatcatgcattaaaataataatgactaacaaataccagtttgcaaAATCAAGCATCAAAACGGAAGCATGGTAGCGACGCGAATTTCGCGTAGTCTACATCCGCTTGCTTAGTTAGTTAGCCAGACTCACCGCGAGCACCGCGCGCTCTCGCTCCAGCAGAATCCGCGAGTCTGTGGCAGTAACCTTCCCCGGCTCGAGGCGTCCATCCGCCGCCACTGCGAGCCTCTCTGCCCGGCCGCTCTGGCAGCTTTCACCGCCTCATCCACATCAGCCTGAACAGTCACAAGTAAACAGTTCACACTCCACTCCACACAAGCAAGGTCACTCGATTAGGCTATTATCAGCaaccttaaaatgaaaatagctgatgatttaattatttaaaaacaaaatcacctGATCATATGCATCTTGAATCAGCTGACAAATCATAATATACTTCAAAAACCATATGCAGGCTTATTATTCTGAAATCATGCAGATGCTTATTTGCAGAAATAATCATGTAACAGATCAAAATCCATAAAATAACTGCAATAATTACGAATTATATATCGTCATATTCACAGTTTAAGAGACAATAGTGTAGTGTATTCTTAACAAATTTAGGTCTCGTTTATTCTTATATTAGCTCTCAATCAAAAGTAGCTTATGCATTactaaatacacattcttacatACCTGACAAATCCTTAAATCCGTCTGTGTGCATATTAATGGTTGTACTTGCCTTAACAATACAAatctaatttaattcaaattcataTATTTACATGAATTACCAAAAGTCATAAATGAATGGCAGACATTCTTCCAATTCACTGTACATGgtttattgatttttaattaGACACCTGATGAGTCAAATTCCTCTTACTTTATCCGCTTCCTCGACGTCGCAGATTTTGACACCTGTTGCGGGGTTGATTGTTGTAAACTTCTTTCCTTTGATTGATGTGTGCCATTCATTATTGATAAAAATCTGCAACAAATACAGTTAGACTACAGTGAAGCCGGTTTCCCATAGCAGTCAAGGCTGATCCACTTCAGAATAAAAGAAATGGATAAATGTCAATGTCTAGTAACTTGCCCacaaataagattaaaaataattgacaattattaataaatgttaaaatctagTTCATTGACTACaccacaaatataaataaaaagcaaaaaaataaataataaatgaaaataaatgtccataaatatgaatacaaatatatttacagtgtGAATGATTGTAAATATCTAGgtcactatttttatatttattcacaagtgattacaaattaaataaaaaatgtaaataccttGTTTATTAACTTGCCTACTAATATGACaacatgaaataattataatattataaccttcttataatatatatatatatatggttcctATCGATAATGTACAGTACTCAAATTATGTTCTTTAAATCAGTGTATCAGTTTTGTTTcggctcttttttttaatgcaccagTACAGCTTTTCTAAAGAACTATAAAAGTTCTTCAGGACATCAGTCTCTAAAATGCTTTATTTGTAATAGCAATGGCCTAAAGTTTCTTGTAAATGTCGTTGATGAAGCCTAAAGCACTACTCAGACTGAAACTCCTCATGCTCTTGTAGTTGATCTGTCCACTTGATCTAGCTCTTACCTTAGTGTGTTTAATCTCAGGGATTTTCACCGGCTGAGGCAGAGGCGGAGGCGGAGGGCATGAGTTTCGAGGGAGCCCGTTCTCTATAGTCCCGTTCTGTGCCATTAGAGTGAAGTGCAATAGAGATGAAGATCACAGATCCCTGTTCACTCCATCCAGCACACTTTATAAGAACTTTTTTTAAAGGTCCTCCCACTTGGGGCAAGTGTGCACTCCGCCTACCATGACAAACACAGTCTCCGTCCCACCGGCCAGTGCATCAGTCctttcaaacacaaaacatgctgATATTTCCAGTTTCCATGATGAAGTTTCAGGAGCTCAAACGTGGAAAATAGCTGTGGCTAGGAAGTTTGGGAATGTTTAAGACACTCGCCTCTGAAACCAGACACGACCGGCTGTGTCTTCATGTCAGGCACTGGACGTAATGAGTGTGAATTAATTGCCTGAATTAATATTTACATGGCTTTGATCTTCTGGCGGGACGATGGATTTGAAGCGACGGCGGGCCGGGCATCACAGATGCATTCTGATGTTCATCACCACGTTGGTTTTTGCACCTGGGCCTGGTGAAGTTGAGTGGAGTTGAATACGTGCAAAACAAATGCTTTTGTTCGGCGGGACAAAGACTTTCCCAGCTTCGGGCACATAGTTGGACACTGTTGCCATTGTTTCCCCTCCATTGCTTCTTGTCACTCTTCTTGTCAAAGTTTAATTAGGACAACGAGCTCTCGCGGGCCCATTTCTCACTTCAGCAGGTTTCTAAACACTTCCTAATGAGGGCAAGGCTCACAGAAACTGAAAAACGCACTGGGAAGGGAAAGCAGGAAAAGTTGCATTGGAAAAATGCATCGTATTTCATACActaaaacctgaaacacacacaagttTCTAATCACAGGGACAGAAAACAGAACACACTTTTTTGCATATGCACATGATCAATTGCATTTCAAAACGGCTGACAAATGTGATACATGGCAAAATCGTGGGAAAGTGGAGGCAGGTGCCCTCGTCCTCAAAGCTCAGGTGCTCCGGTTAATTGGCGTTCCACACCTTTTTAAATGAAGGTCAAGTCTCTTCCCCTCTCCAGCCTTCAGCGCCGTTTAGCAGCATTACCCCGGCTAATTGTAATGACTGCATGCTCAAAGAAAGCACATGACTCTGCAGACTCTTCCCAAAACAGATCTCAGTAGAAACACTTCAGCACTGTTGAATTGAAGCGACGCAAGAACACAGAGATTTAGCTACAGAGAACAGGTACTCCAActcaagaaaacaaaaacatttcatttaacgCAAGAGGTTTTCTGTGGAAACCTCTGACTTTATTCTTGCAGTCGAGAGtttatttacttcttcttttcCAAGTTGTAAAGTCTGATTTTGAGGAAAAGTCAAAAGGTAACaattttgatataaaaatgctgggttattttaacccaactttgggtcaaatttgGACTTAACCAAATTTTGGGTtgaaaatttaatgtaaaaattaaacccaatggttgggttagtccatatttgtcCAACCatttagaacaccctagcaactgcatagaaacTAGCACTAGCAGCACACTAGCACTGATGCATGAACTAgtaccactcacattttcttcagataatgtgaaaatatatgcagttaattacaaatatgaataaaacagtaGTACAaagtaaattaatcaattaaagatgtatttaattaaaaaataggtTAATGTATATATCTgtctatataatataatgtatatatgttcGTTAAATGTATCTAGTTCAATAACTTGTCCAGAAATATTAATAGAAAAgtagtaattatttaataaatataaatatcaatttgATGAACACGCCCACAAATATGAACAACAAATGTgtggaaatgatttaaaaataaaaaaatctagttCATTAATCTGCCTAcagatatgaataaataataaatgtaaatatctagTTCATTAATTTACCCCCAAATTAATATGTAAAAgtcaattaataaatgtaaattatgtagtTTATTATCTTGTCCACAAATAAGactaacaaacaacaacaatattattactactattattattattaataataataataataatgcaaatatctAGTTCATTAACTTGCCCACAAATATGAATAACAAATAAGtacaaattatttcataaatttaaaaaTCTAGTTCATTAATTTGCCCAcagatatgaataaataataaatgtaaatatctagTTCATTAATTTACCcccaaattaatatataaaagtcaattaataaatgtaaatatgtagttTATTAACTTACAAAtagaaataacaaacaacaacaacaacaatactactaccactattaataataataataataataataataatgcaaatatctAGTTCATTAATTTGCACACAAATATgagtaaaaatgatttaataaatctaaatatcagCCCATAAATATGATTCAAATaagtaaaagtttatttataaatgtaaatatctagGCAACTTACTAGCCCacatatattaatacaaaataatcaaGCATATTAATAACTTGTATTAAGAAAGATCAAattaactatttaataaaaatgtatgaactgttataaataaataaagtagtaaTTTCCTGCCAGTGGAAACACTTGTTGAATCTCTGCAGTGGCCTTGACTGAGCTGATGGATATGAAGGGATGAGTGCAGTGGCTTTCGGGCATGAGCTCGAAACGGACGGAGCATGGACCAGTCATCCTAAGATAACTCCCTCCAGGTGTTCAAAGGCCCAGACAAAGAGCCTTTTCAGTCGCCTTTATGAGGATGAAGAGGGCTCGGGCTTGTTGCAAAACATACTGGATAAAAGCGAAGCAAACACAAGCTGATGGGATAATATTCTGGGACCAGGATTGATAAGGTCCAGCTTTGTTGTGGGGAGATAAAAACCAGCCAATTAGTCCAGCGAAGCATGAACAAGGCAGATTTGAGCTAATAAAAGAACTGTGGGCTGATTTAAGGATGGGTTGTCCTTTCATACATATATATCAAGTCAAGAAAAGTTTTTCCATGttccaataaatgttttttttttaatatatatatagaaaataagactgttaaaaggatttctgaaggattgtgtgactggagtaatgatgaaaaaaaaaaatcagctttgaaagtcagctttgattgttcctaataaactgttgaACTTAactgatattaaattatgttgtgggataatgaaataaattctaaataacctGCAAACATTAAATGATATACATTTATTtcgtcctcacattctttcttgtaactcctccctctcagtgacacagctgactgagaggctcattatgcagctcattatgcagcttatTATGCaactcattatgcagctcattatgcagtttattatgcagctcattatgcagctcattatgcagtttattatgcagctcattatgaagctcattatgcagctcattatgcaggcctttatcttctcaggtgtaaatcacaatgatatgatagttgacgcctactcacatatgacttttaccaacaaaaagtgtcttagaaaatttaagtcaatatattgttttctgtaagcgagtaaacaagatgattttcacatcatttagaaagaacaaatctaggctacaagctccagttctcaaaagtcccgggaaccaatgttctgtatctgttttattgccttattcaagtgatttaacatttttgtttttcactaaccatatatatatatatatatatatatatatatatatatatatatatatatatatatatatatatatatatatatatattatttttatttatttatttattctcaaaaacacaataatgtacatacatgctgctcacatattattatagcccagtttgtgctgattacagtgagactagactttagccatttagatgtgtataagaaactaaaaaaagcacaaatgtcagagcATGAAAAAACTTTTCCAGGCCCcgaaaatacccttagactccagagggagTAAAATGCTCCTAAAATGACCAAAAAGCATGATGTTAGCAATAGTACATCACCGATCCTCATTTGTAGTGGAcattacacatatacacattaaagaaaacaaacaaagttaAAGCTCATTTTGCAATAAAAGAATGTTTTCTAGATGATTGTGTGATGCTTACATATACGTTTCATCCATGAGATGACAAGGTCGCGGTCAGGACTTGCAAACCTGATCTGATCGGTCAGCTCTTCACCGTTTTGAACAACATAGAAACTCCCCATTAGTCTTCAAGGAACAACACAAGTCATTTAACATTCAGTCATCGAGTGTATTTGTGTTAAAGCTGTTGCAGCTCTGTTTCCACACGTCAGATTATTATGTTCTAtgcataaaagtatattttttgccAAACCACTTTGAATGTGATACGGACATAAAATATGCATGAGAAAATAGAGTAAATATCACTTACTCATGGTCACTTAGACCTGATTATATACAAACGGAGTTTCATGTTTCTTTTGTCAAAACATTTTAGCAATGAGGCAGGGCTTTTTCTTGTTGTTGACTTGGTGTCTGTAGAAACgtgtttatataaaaatgtccTCTGAAGGAAGGAATAGCTAAACCAAAAAGTGAACATTCATCATTTAAATTATCCTCACGtcttaatttttatgatttttatgatttaatgatgactaaatttgctgaaattttactcaccctcaggtcatccaagatgtagaggagtttttttcttcatcagagcagatttggagaaatgtagcattagattatttggatcctctgcagtgaatgggtgccgtaagaatgagagcccaaacagctgataaaaacaggaGATCAGGAG
This genomic interval carries:
- the LOC113052432 gene encoding aldehyde dehydrogenase family 1 member A3-like: MAQNGTIENGLPRNSCPPPPPLPQPVKIPEIKHTKIFINNEWHTSIKGKKFTTINPATGVKICDVEEADKADVDEAVKAARAAGQRGSQWRRMDASSRGRLLPQTRGFCWSESARCSRNRSVPVLMGSVPYFGSHECKLCQ